The sequence CAAGCTCAGTTTGGCTAGGGATGAATATGATCAAAAAGAAAAAATCGATGTTCCATGCAGGACTTAAGACGCTGAATGGTGAGATGCTCCCAGGTTAGTGGTTATATTCCATCGCATTCATCCACATGGTCTGGATGCCATAGTCCGGTGCGGCAGCGGTCCATGCCAGCAGCAATCCGGATTCTCCTTTGATGAGCTGGGGAACTCCGGAGTCTCGTCCCCCGCTCATATCGGTGATTTTCTGCACAGGTCCTAAGGTGTGGTCGAGCGAAAATGTCCGTAGGGCCAGCGTGGCACGGCCGGTGTCGTCTTGGGGTGTGGTCATCCAGGAAATCACCGCTGTTCGTTCATCAAGCCACGCCACTCCTGTGCGACCAATCGGATCGTTTTCGTCTATCTCAACCGGGGGCTCGAAATGTTGCCCTCCGTCGAGGGAAATTGCCGCCCTGATTCTTGGGCGATCCTCGGCAGCGGTGAACCAGGCTGCCGCCACATGCAGGCCGCGCGCGGCCAGAGCCGGTCCATTCGTCGGACATCCGGCAATGTGCCAGGCTTCCTGGCCCAAGGGCATGGGGGCGGACCAATGATTTTCCCGCCAGCGGGAGATCGCATGGTCTCGGATGTCATGATCGGTTCGGCTTCGCCAGGAGGCGATAGGGCCTAGGCTGGTCATGGCCACGGACGTCCAGCAACAGGTACACGTATTGCCGTCCAGAATGTGCTCCGCTCCCATCGTGCCGTCTCGGCCGATTCGTGCATGACGTAGGGTAAAGTTCCCGGATGGCTTGGAATCGACGTGGGGTTCTGTCTTGGCCACATGGTCTCGGCCATCCAGCCACAGCAGCCCGGCTCCGTCATCAACAGGATACATCGTGACAAACCCGTGCTCTGCAGCCGATCCATCCCGGTGCGGGGCTTGAGTGGGGCTCCAGGTTGACCCGGCATCGGTGGAAATTGACAGAGCGATATCGTAGTCATATGGACGTCCATTGGGATGTTTGACCAGCCAATGCGCCGCCCAGAAGGATTCATCCAGAGCCACGACAGATGGAAAATCGGCCCAATTGATAAACCAATCGGAACCCTGTGCCACTTCGCCTTCGCGAACCCAGCCGTCCTTCTGATGCACGGCAAATTTGAGGATATATCCGTCGGCGTGAGGTTCCACCCAACTCATCAGTACCCCGCCGCCGGGAAACGCGGACAGGCGAGGTAGCCTCGCACCCCTCCCCGCGGGGTTGTCGACTAAGTGTCGGTCTGTTTGGGGCTGTGATCCGAATTCACACGCAGTGAGCAGGAGGGTCAGGCTGAATAAGGCCAATATGGCCTTCAAGGGCGTCAAATTTTTGGTCTGGCATATGCCTGAGTCTTCTTGATGAGATGACTCTATGGGGATCCCTCTTATGTGAAGCAAGAAAGCCATGTTACAGAAATGATCTTCGTCACGCCTGAAATCCCACAAAAACAGTGGGGATCTTCCTATTCGTGCAAAAAAACAGGGTGAAGGCTAAGGAGGTTGCACGTCCAAACGCCTTCACCCTGTTTAGAGCGGGGTGGGTCAGGATGTGTTCACGCCGCTCCGGTTGTTGCTGGAAGAGTGCAATAATCTTTCAGCTTCAAGATCTTGTATATCTGATTGCGGCAGTCCTGTTCTACAGATACCTGCCACTAGATGCTACAGGCATTGGGAGAGTATTTGAGACGGGTACTCCGGGGTTTGTCCAAAACGGAAACCCGAAGTGAGGAACAGGAGCCTTGATGGGAGAGAATCTAGTCTTTCCAGTCGAATCCAGATGCCCGGGCCAATTCTTGTGGGGTTTTGAGTCCTGTGAGTCTCCGTTCGCCAAGGATCCAGGTGGGATAACTTTTAATATCGGCTTTCACGCAGGCCGGCGTGAGGGCACTGCCCCGTCCGCCCGAGCTGCATTCCACATAAGGGAGCCGTTTGGCGGAAGAGAGGAATTGCGCTTTCTGTTCCTGGCAGCGGGGGCACCAATAGGCGCCATAAAATTTTGCTCCGGTGTCACTGAGATGAATGGCCAAGGCTTGGAGTTGAGGGTCTTCCGGGCCGGCGGCTGCGTCAAACACCCCGCTATAATGCAAATGAAGTCCGCCCACGATGACCAGACTGATCACCGCCGCCTCCTTCAGCGATTTGGCCCAACCAGGAGGGCGTTGGATCACGGTGAGGATGGCAATCGAAGTGATAATGGCAAAGGAAGTGAGGCAGTAGGGACAGGTCGCCTCGATTTCTACGACCGAGATAATGGTTAAATACGAGCTGACCGCGAACCCGGCTAGGGACACGAAGAGTATCCCTGTCCCGCTTCCTGATTGTCCTCGACCCGACCACGCCAAACCTGCAATCAGGACATAGGTGAAGAAACCCCACAGGGCCATGGGCATGCCAAGAAAGGTGGCCCAGCGGCTGCTTTGCACAATGTCGCATCCGGACCCTTCACTGCAAAAGGCCGGGTGAACCTCGAAAGAGGCCGTATACGTCAGATACGCGGTCAGGCAGAGACCGACGCCCGCCAGGAGAAGGATGATCAAGGAAAATCGAGGAGGTATCCGCGACTCACTCAGGGACGACGAAGTTTTTAAAGAATCCTGAATTCCCCCTTGGTTGGGGGCCTTCTTCTGTTTTCTCTCTTTGGCCATATCTGCTTCCTTTATGATTCGCTCAAAAATTCTTCATAGCGATAGCAAAACGTACAAGAATTTGCAATCTGACACCTTCTTGTCAGGAAGGATGGGGGTACCCCCGGGCATCAGGCATATCATCGAAGAAATCCAGGGGCTCAACCGGATGCGGTTCATGCTGCGCTGGATGTATCTGCTCCGGGCAACCGGTCAGGCGAAGCGGAGTCATTGAGTGTCCATCAAGGGGGCTTTTAGAAATTTCCTCTGAACGCTAAAACTAACGGTTTAGTGTAGGGTGGCGCGTGGCAAATTGTAAATGCAGACTTTTCACGAGTGTTTCGGCTGCAGCCGGCTTGACCCGGACTGTCCTAATGGTCTGAGGGATAAACAGAATGGGAGGAGAGGACTTCGGCTTGGATTGGAGCTCTATATCGGAGAGAGTTGGGTTGAGGGGTTGCATCCAACGCTTTTCCGGCCATGCCTGGTCATGCTGTGCTCCCTATCTCAGGAGTGAAGGACTTTGGGGGGGAGTGGTCGTTACGGAAACATTTTCGACTCGGCGAATGGCACCTCGCGAATGAGTGCATCCGCAGGGAAACAGTTCTCTCAATGTGTCGGTCCATAGCTGAATCAGTTCCGATTCAGACAGCGTCTTGACCTGTTCCCAACGGGTTTGCAGGGCGCGAATTCTGGCTTGCATATCCAAAAGGGTGTGTTCTTCAGGAAAGAGGTCAAGGATCTGGACTTTGGTGTTGGGCTGGGCGATGGTTGCAGTATCGATAACTTGAAATGATGGCGTCATGAGTTTCCCCTTTCGTTCCACTCACGATAGAAAAATTTGCGGAGAGAATCTACGGATGGTTGCCGATTGATGCCACATCTTGCGCTATTCGGGTGTCGAAAGGTTCTGGCGAGCATGAGGATAGGTGGGGGCGGTAGATCGTACTTGTAACCATAAAACCCTGAATGTGCCGTTTTCTGTGACATCAAGATGAAGGAGGCATCCTGGGTGGAAATCACGTTTATATGTGATGTCTGGGAAGAAGGGGACCTGCGAAGCCCGGGGTGTTTGTCCTGCAACCTGATTGCTTGGACATATCCGCCTGTGCATTTTATAGCCTTTGGGAGTCGGACTCCGAAAAAACAAAACGGGAGAGATGCATAGAAGTAGGGTGAAGGCCTAGGAGGTTGCTAGTTTCTACCTTCACCCTACCGTCCAAGGTTGGAGGCCGGTCCGTCCTTGGATGTTCTATGCCGAGTGTTTTCGCCTGGGACACGGAAATGGCTGAACGAAATGATTAATGGGCGCCATGCGCTCGTTTTTCAAAATATTCATCATACCGATGGACATAATCCTTGCTGTCTCCCAGGGGTAAATGGCAACTCCGGCATTTCGTATAGTCGACCTCCAGCCGTTCTCCATTCGGTTTGAAGGCTGAGAAAATCCAATCGCCGTTTTTGAGATTTTCTGGCGCATTGGCTCCCCACCCCGCCTCTTTGTGCATGACGAACACTTTGGCCAGATCCGCCTTGATCAAGAGCCCATCTGCTCCTTTTTCAAAATTTCCTGCCGCATCTTTTTTCGCATTGTAAATTTCCATGACGAGGGTGCTGCCGTTTGGAAAGGCCTGACCCGCTTGGGTTTTGGCCCCCACGGGGTTGACGTACAAGTCGCGGACGGCATCAGGTTTTTGCACGCCGGATAAAAAGACGGGGAATGATGTGTAGTCTGACGGAAACGCCAACTCGCCATCCTTGGGCATGGCCCCGGATTGAGCTGACGGAGTCATGACCATAGAAGAACAACCAACCGCAATGAGGATGAGAGCCAAAAGACTAGTGTGACGCATGAGTAGCGACCTCCAAAAGTGATGGAACAAGACACACATGGATAACAGAAAATCTTTGAACAACAGAACGATCTAACGGTACGCGGAGGCAAGAAGTTTGTCTACACGTGCCTACCAATGGATGCTACATGATCGGTGTCAGATTGTTGCGAAGGTGGGTGCTGGACATAGAAGGCTCCAGCATCACGGAGCTCTGCCTTGGGACGTTGCTGGGGAAAAATTGTTGGCCTCGTCATGATCCGTGGTTTCGGCTCAAGCGATTGAGGTGCCGGAAAATTCAAAATTCTTGTGAAACTGTAGCAAACGACGGCAATCCGCAGTAGACAAGTTTGATGAGCGGTATCTCATAATCAGCCCCTAAAATTTGTGACGATTGCCAGGGGTTCTCTCTCTTCAATCCTAGGGTTCGAGGAACGTGTTGGGGGCTGCACAGGTTCGAGAAGGAACGTCAGCGGGCTGCGGTTTGGGTGTAAGGGGCTGACGACATCTTCTCTGGCTATCACTATCCTCACCTGGCTGTGAGTGCGCATGACAAGTGCGGATCAATACTGGAATTAGGGAGGAAACATGAGTAAACAAGGGTATGGGGCCACCAGTTGTTTCGTTCTAGGGCAACTCAGTCTATTAATGGTCTTGGTTCTGCATGCTGGGCAGGTTTGGGCAGAGGAGAGTCAGGCTCAGATGGAAGATCCTGCGACCTTGCCGGAAGTGCTGGTGGAGGGGGAGCGGCCCAAATTGGTCGGGACCGGATCGTTGAATCTTGAACAACCCAGTCAAGGGAGTTCCCGATTGGGGTTGAGTTTGAGAGAAATTCCCGCCAGCATCAATGTGATTACGCAGGAAACCATGCAGGAACGTGGCTTGCGCACGGTATCCGAAGCCATTCAGGCAGCAACGGGTGTGACCGTCGGGGATCATCTGGTTAGCCCTGGGGCTTTTTCCATGCGCGGATTCAGTGGGAGTCAGGTGCGTTTGTTGTTTGACGGGTTGTCCCTTGGCCCCACAGGATTTGTGACTCGTCCTCGAGATTCATGGAATCTTGAGCGTATTGAAATTCTGAAAGGTCCTGCTTCGGTCCTGTATGGAGAAGGGGCTGTGGGAGGCATGGTGAATTTGGTCGCCAAACGGCCCTATCGTGGGACCTTGGGAACGGATGTCTCAGTGTCCTATGGGTCGTTTAATACGGTTCGAGCAGGACTGGGGAACGGCGGGACGTTATGGACGGACAAGTTGCACTATCGGATCGATGCCAGTTATCAAAATGCCGATAGTGTGATGGGTGTCCAACATACCCCGTTTACGTTTTACAATTTGACGAGTGGGGTGCTCTACGACGTGAGTTCAAATCTTAATGTCGAACTGTCCTTCGATATTGCTCATGATCAGTCGAAGCCATATTCCGGCACCCCTTTTGTGCCCAAGTCCTTTTCCACGGATCCCGTGAACAGTGTGGTCAGTACTACAGATGGTCGAACGGTCGACGCAAACATGTTGCGCAAAAATTATAATGTGCAAGATAGCGATATGAGCGCCTTGACGACATGGACCAAGGTGAAGGTCGGGTGGAAACCTACGGCTAGCATCGAGGTGCGGAATCAAAGTTATTACTACACCGCTACCCGGAAATGGCAGAATGCCGAAACGTATTCCTTCAATGCGGGCACGCAGCTCCTTGATCGGGATCGATTTTTGGTGGAGCATGAACAGTGGGTGGCAGGCGATAGACTCGAAATACAGGTGAATGAGCCCATCGGAAGATTTGAGAATCGTTTGGTGAGTGGCATCGATTTCGCCTATACGAATTTTAATCGGCCTAGTTTTTTTAGTGGAGGGGTTGATAGCGTCGATCCCTTTGTCCCCACTCAGGGACTTTTTAGTGGGGGAGCGACTGCCAGGCAAACGGCGAGAATTACCAATACGGCATTTTTTGCGGAAGATCAATTGACGATCATTGATCCGCTGAAAGTCGTTGCGGGCATCCGTTACGACCTGACGCATCTGGAGCGAGAGCGGTTTAATACCGCCGGAGAGTTAAACCCAACCACCAGTTTCTCTCAGAATTTTTATCCACTCACCTGGCGTACTGGCCTTGTCTATGATGTGCTACCACAACTCACGCTGTACGGGCGGTATGCGACGGCCGCCGATCCTGTGGCCGGTAGTCTGTTTTCCTTAAGCACGACACAGCGTGCTCGAATGGCGACTGGCAAGCAATGGGAAGTCAGAGCCAAAGGGCAAATGTGGCAGAATCGTTTGCAATGGACTGTGGCATATTTTGACATTGTTCGGAAGAACATTCTGACGTCAATCTCCCAGACGGAAGCCGCCAACGTCGGTCGGCAATCGTCCAAGGGAATCGAGATTGATCTCGCCGCCAAACTGACCAATGCATGGAAAATTCAAGGAAATGTGACGTTTCTCTCTGCAAAATTTGATAAATTTTCTCAAGTCTCGGGTGGCAATCTGGTCTCACGAAATGGTAACCGTCCACCCGAAGTTCCACAAACCGTGGCCAATCTTTGGTCCATTTATCGGGTGCCGGTATCCATCCCGGTGGATGTGGGGGCAGCTTGGCGGTATGTGGGTGATCGATACAATGACAATGCCAATACGATCCGTCTCAAAGCCTATATGACTGCGGATGCTTGGATTTCAATGGGGTACAAGCAGTTTTGGTTGACGTTCCGCGGCCGCAACCTGTTTGACAAAACGTATGCTATCTGGGGATCGCAGTTTTATCCAGACCAAGCTCTGATCGGCGCTCCGCGGACATATGAAGTCAGTTTGACGGCCCGATTTTGATGTGGGTTGCCTGAGAAATAGAGGTCAAAGCTAAGTTGGCTATACCGGCCTTACTCTGAACTCGCACCTCTTTGAGAAGGCCGGTAGCTTGGGCAAATCTGTGGAAGACGACGAAACTCCGTCGCTTCTCCAGAAGAGTGACGGGTTGATCGTGAAAATTTGAGGTGGGCTCAGAGGCAGGATGTTCTCCAAGTTATTTCATGAAAACAGCACAGGATGCCCCTCAGCTCGCTGAGGGGAGGAATGGAATGTGATCAAAGCAATTCTTTATAAAAAGATGCCTCCCAACTTGCAGGGGATTCACTCCATCGGAAGTAATCGTTTTTATCCAGTCTGTCAATGTGGATGAGCATCCCATAATGAGCAGGATGGGCAATATGACACTTGCGTTCCGCATAACACTAGACCTCCTGATAAAAGATGAAGGGTGTGAAGAAATGTCTGAGTCATAGGCGAACATGATCCTTCTTCGGAGAGTACGCTTGATGTGAAAACCTGTCTACAGATGGCTACCGATGCGTGCTACAGCTCAGATTGCTCAATGATTGTTCATTAGAATTTTTTCTTCCATTCTGGCGTGACACATCTCAAGGAATATAAAAATGTAACGGGTTCATGGCGTGATAGCTCACGTTTGAGCGGCGTCCAATACTTGGGTCGACAAACCCGTCCTCCAGTCCAGGGTCGGGAATGTCCACCCTGGGCAACAAGGCCGAGTTGGCATTAAAGGCCCGAGCCCGTTGGGCGAAGGTATAGCGCCCGGCCTCTATCCGGTCGATTTCATCGTCTGTGCCATAGGTGACAAATGGCGGATAGGGACGGCACGTATCAATGGCCGCATTCAAGACAGGGTGGAGCCGGAGAAAGGTGTCGAGTGCCCGTTCGGTAAGGGCTCGTTGTGGACTTGGAAGAGAGTTCAGAAATGCCTGGCGAGCCAATCCCTTGGGATGATCCGGTGTGAAAATCACGGCATGGTGACGATTGAAGGCAATGCCGCCTTCCTCTTGAATGCCGTCCGTCAGATCCTTCAGGGTCACATAGTGGATATATTCTTTCGTTCTGGCCTGATTGGGGTTTGCCGGGATGTATTGGCCTTCGACCCGGTTGATGATCACATCACGATGACGCATGACGTGTAACTGAATTGGTCTGTCGCCCCCGGTGGTTGTACACAAGTCTGGAGAAAAAGGCCGGTCATCCAGGCGAAGTGGAAGTGGGGCTGGTGATTCCGCATAGAATGGGGTTGCCTCGGGCAGGAGGCCGAATAAAAGTCCGACCAGAACCACGAAAGTAGAGATCACGAGAGTATGGGGTGAAACGCGTGTGAATGCCGACATGAGCGCCGTCTCCTACCTAAAAGGTTGCCGATTGTTCATTAGATTCCGGATGACCTCCTGCTCTGAAGCTATGAAGTGACCCTACTCTCCGCTATTCTGGGGAGCGTGGAGTCGAAGGCCTAGAAAGGATGACGGAAATCCGGAATCGGTGAATCAGTTAGCAAGCGAACGAGAGAGAAACCGGGGGTGCTCGAGAGGAACGTTGGATGAAGAGGATGAGATGGGGGATAGGCGGATTGTCTTGGTGAACCGGCACGATATGGAAACAGCATTTGGGAATGAGCGGAGTAAACCCTTGCAGGCCATTGCCGGCCTGACAGGTCCAGCTACACCATGTCTTGCCATGTGTTTGTTGGTGATGGTGTCCGTCATGGATGTGCGTCTCAGGAGAAGAGGCCAGGCCCGAGGACACCACGAGAAAGCATCCGCTGAGAAGGATGGCCACCCACAATTTAACACGTCGAGTGTAGTTCATACGCCAAATAGATGGTGAAATTTTCCCACTGCTTCCTTGTGGACACGATATTCCCTGTTGCGTGGGATGTCTACACATGCCTGCTACTGCATGCCACATGACGGACCAATTGACCGGAACTCTTAGGAAATCAGAGCCAGCCCCCAATGATCTTTTCGGTTTTGTTCAATGAGAGAATCTATCGAATCTTGAAAGATACGTAAGCTGCCCTTTCCGATTTTGGTGGCCTTCAGCCGGTCTTCCTCGACCCATCGATATATAGTCCATCGGCTGACATTTAACCGTTTGGCGGCTTCCCCGACGCGTAATAATTGTTTCTCCATGGTGTGGTCTCCTTGTCTCTGTTCGGCGATAGGTTTCATGCGTCTGATCAACGAGCAAGGGGTAGATGCCTCATGGCTCGTTGGTGCAGACTGGTTGTCTTGTCATGCACGGATGCCAATGCCTCGACGGGCGTTGTTGCTCAGGTGGACGACCGATCATCGCGTGCTTCGCGCTTCGGCTCGGTCTATCCTGGAGTCACCCCGGTCGGGATTGTACCCGTCGTTGAATGAAATGTTGTCCCTCGCTACCAGTCGGTAGAATGGAGGGTCGCAACACGAAAAAGACTAGAAGGGGAATGGGGGGCCGCGAGAAGTATGGAGGAGGAGAGGACGCTGTGAAATAGCGCGATGAAACCACGGAACGAATGAAATGCTTATTAAGACGACAGCGAACACATTCTGGGTCTGTTGAAAAGTGCTTGAGGTTTGGCTCACATGACAAGCCCATGAGCACAATGACAGGTGATGGGTGCCGTGGTGCCCTTGTGGCTCGTGTTGCCCCATCATCGAGCCTGAGGCGCAAAATGCCGAAACGATCAGCAGAGCAGCATAGGTGCCCACTAACAGGTAGAGCATCTCCCGTTTGCAGGATGGAGAACGGCTGATGGTTGGGGAGCGATGCCACATGTTTCGTATTATGAGGTAGGAATGGGTTTTGTGGCAATGGCCATATTGTGAATGCCGCTGAGTCG is a genomic window of Nitrospiraceae bacterium containing:
- a CDS encoding vitamin K epoxide reductase family protein — translated: MAKERKQKKAPNQGGIQDSLKTSSSLSESRIPPRFSLIILLLAGVGLCLTAYLTYTASFEVHPAFCSEGSGCDIVQSSRWATFLGMPMALWGFFTYVLIAGLAWSGRGQSGSGTGILFVSLAGFAVSSYLTIISVVEIEATCPYCLTSFAIITSIAILTVIQRPPGWAKSLKEAAVISLVIVGGLHLHYSGVFDAAAGPEDPQLQALAIHLSDTGAKFYGAYWCPRCQEQKAQFLSSAKRLPYVECSSGGRGSALTPACVKADIKSYPTWILGERRLTGLKTPQELARASGFDWKD
- a CDS encoding cytochrome P460 family protein; the protein is MRHTSLLALILIAVGCSSMVMTPSAQSGAMPKDGELAFPSDYTSFPVFLSGVQKPDAVRDLYVNPVGAKTQAGQAFPNGSTLVMEIYNAKKDAAGNFEKGADGLLIKADLAKVFVMHKEAGWGANAPENLKNGDWIFSAFKPNGERLEVDYTKCRSCHLPLGDSKDYVHRYDEYFEKRAHGAH
- a CDS encoding TonB-dependent receptor, with the protein product MSKQGYGATSCFVLGQLSLLMVLVLHAGQVWAEESQAQMEDPATLPEVLVEGERPKLVGTGSLNLEQPSQGSSRLGLSLREIPASINVITQETMQERGLRTVSEAIQAATGVTVGDHLVSPGAFSMRGFSGSQVRLLFDGLSLGPTGFVTRPRDSWNLERIEILKGPASVLYGEGAVGGMVNLVAKRPYRGTLGTDVSVSYGSFNTVRAGLGNGGTLWTDKLHYRIDASYQNADSVMGVQHTPFTFYNLTSGVLYDVSSNLNVELSFDIAHDQSKPYSGTPFVPKSFSTDPVNSVVSTTDGRTVDANMLRKNYNVQDSDMSALTTWTKVKVGWKPTASIEVRNQSYYYTATRKWQNAETYSFNAGTQLLDRDRFLVEHEQWVAGDRLEIQVNEPIGRFENRLVSGIDFAYTNFNRPSFFSGGVDSVDPFVPTQGLFSGGATARQTARITNTAFFAEDQLTIIDPLKVVAGIRYDLTHLERERFNTAGELNPTTSFSQNFYPLTWRTGLVYDVLPQLTLYGRYATAADPVAGSLFSLSTTQRARMATGKQWEVRAKGQMWQNRLQWTVAYFDIVRKNILTSISQTEAANVGRQSSKGIEIDLAAKLTNAWKIQGNVTFLSAKFDKFSQVSGGNLVSRNGNRPPEVPQTVANLWSIYRVPVSIPVDVGAAWRYVGDRYNDNANTIRLKAYMTADAWISMGYKQFWLTFRGRNLFDKTYAIWGSQFYPDQALIGAPRTYEVSLTARF
- a CDS encoding helix-turn-helix domain-containing protein: MEKQLLRVGEAAKRLNVSRWTIYRWVEEDRLKATKIGKGSLRIFQDSIDSLIEQNRKDHWGLALIS